A single genomic interval of Electrophorus electricus isolate fEleEle1 chromosome 4, fEleEle1.pri, whole genome shotgun sequence harbors:
- the LOC113589736 gene encoding extracellular calcium-sensing receptor-like, whose amino-acid sequence MTVFSPAGCQASTVGCRLWTEPQMPILSMNGDFVIGGIFSIHSYMTSEQNTYTTMPPQPHCAGSMEFRQLRFARALEFIIHEINNSTDLLPGITLGYHIYDSCSAVPMSVKVAFQFANGLDPIFSDTEACLKPAAAAVSAFIGESNSTPSIAMASTLGLFGIPEVSHSATCACLSDKRQFPAFYRTIPSDQHQAAALARMMKYFGWTWIGAVRSDTDYGNYGMAAFLKVAQEEGICVEYSEAYYRTQPHRKLERVANVIRRSTARVIVAFLASSDMRFLLEELARQPLPPLQWIGSEAWITHPEFLRFNMCAGAIGFGNPRSVIPGLREFLLDLSPERALKSPLLTEFWESAFSCTLKGRMGVQNCDGSEDIRTLQNPYTDTSQLRITNLVYKATYAIAHAIHAAICNNVLCDKTIKFTPWQIYDQLKRVNFTTKNGYQLTFDSNGDPVAVYELINWQFKENGALDFVPVGYYDSSKPRGQEFRMSSAISWLGGQTEVPVSVCSESCPPGTRKAVQKGRPVCCYDCVPCAEGEISNKTDSLDCLHCPPEFWPSTKQDSCLPKPVEFLSWDDTLAIILTVFSIIGVFMTICVIAVFFKHRASPIVRANNSELSFLLLFSLTLCFLCSLTFIGRPSEWSCMLRHTAFGITFVLCISCVLGKTVVVLMAFRATLPGNNVMKWFGPPQQRLSVLVFTLIQVIICVLWLKMSPPFPFKNLKLYKQKIILECDLGSSIGFWAVLGYIGFEAILCFVLAFLARKLPDNFNEAKFITFSMLIFCAVWITFIPAYVSSPGKFTVAVEIFAILASSFGLIICIFAPKCFIIVFRPEQNTKKYLMCKIPTKAL is encoded by the exons atgactgtgttcagccctgcaggATGTCAAGCAAGCACAGTCGGCTGCAGGCTGTGGACTGAGCCACAGATGCCTATTTTGTCAATGAATGGAGATTTTGTAATTGGAGGGATTTTCTCTATTCATTCCTATATGACATCAGAGCAGAACACCTACACCACGATGCCACCACAGCCACATTGTGCtgggag CATGGAATTCAGGCAGCTGCGCTTCGCCCGGGCATTGGAATTCATCATCCACGAGATCAACAACAGCACAGATCTCCTGCCGGGCATCACGTTGGGCTACCACATATATGACTCATGCTCTGCAGTACCGATGTCAGTCAAAGTTGCATTTCAGTTTGCAAATGGACTGGACCCCATTTTCAGCGACACCGAAGCCTGTTTAAAACCTGCAGCTGCCGCTGTATCTGCATTCATAGGAGAATCTAATTCCACCCCATCAATTGCCATGGCCAGCACACTCGGGCTTTTTGGAATTCCAGAG GTGAGCCATTCTGCAACCTGCGCTTGTTTGAGCGATAAACGTCAGTTTCCTGCCTTCTATAGAACTATACCTAGTGACCAACACCAAGCGGCTGCGCTGGCGAGAATGATGAAGTATTTCGGCTGGACATGGATTGGGGCAGTGCGTAGCGACACGGACTACGGAAACTACGGAATGGCAGCGTTCCTAAAGGTTGCGCAGGAGGAGGGGATCTGTGTGGAATACTCCGAGGCCTATTACAGGACACAACCGCacagaaaactggagagagtggCAAATGTCATCCGCAGATCAACGGCCCGAGTAATAGTAGCGTTTCTTGCATCAAGCGACATGAGGTTTCTTTTGGAGGAATTGGCACGACAACCATTACCTCCGCTTCAGTGGATAGGCAGCGAGGCGTGGATCACACATCCAGAATTTCTGCGGTTTAACATGTGTGCTGGCGCAATAGGTTTTGGGAACCCCAGATCAGTTATTCCGGGTCTACGTGAGTTTCTTCTAGATCTCTCTCCAGAACGAGCCTTGAAATCGCCCCTATTAACGGAATTTTGGGAGAGCGCCTTCAGTTGTACTCTAAAAGGGCGGATGGGCGTACAGAATTGTGACGGCAGTGAGGACATCCGTACGCTacagaacccatacacagacacgtctcagTTGCGCATCACTAATTTGGTCTACAAAGCTACATATGCAATAGCTCATGCTATCCACGCTGCAATTTGTAATAACGTGCTATGTGACAAGACCATTAAATTCACACCATGGCAG ATATATGACCAGCTCAAGAGAGTGAACTTCACCACAAAAAATGGTTATCAGCTCACCTTTGATTCAAATGGAGATCCGGTGGCTGTTTATGAGCTCATAAACTGGCAGTTTAAGGAAAATGGTGCTTTAGATTTTGTGCCAGTGGGCTACTATGACTCATCGAAGCCAAGAGGACAGGAGTTCAGAATGAGCAGTGCTATCAGTTGGttgggaggacagacagag gtgccagtgtctgtgtgcagtgagagctgtcctccaggcaccaggaaggctgtgcagaagggaaggcctgtctgctgctatgactgtgtaccatgtgcagagggagagatcagtaacaagacAG ACTCTTTGGATTGTCTGCATTGTCCCCCTGAGTTCTGGCCCAGtaccaaacaagacagctgccTCCCCAAGCCTGTTGAGTTCCTGTCCTGGGATGACACTCTAGCCATCATTCTGACAGTGTTCTCCATCATTGGGGTCTTCATGACCATTTGTGTGATTGCAGTCTTCTTCAAACACAGGGCATCTCCCATCGTTAGAGCCAACAATTCAGAGCTGAGTtttctgctgctcttctctctgactctgtgtttcctctgttcacttactttcattggtcggccctctgagtggtcctgtatgctgcgtcacacagcgTTCGGAATCACCtttgtcctctgcatctcctgtgttctggggaaaacagtagtggtgttaatggccttcagggctacacttccaggcaataatgtcatgaaatggtttgggcctccacagcagagactgaGTGTTCTTGTTTTCACTCTCATACAGGtcattatttgtgtgctttggttaaAAATGTCCCCtccttttcctttcaaaaatcTAAAGCTCTACAAGCAAAAGATAATTCTTGAATGTGACTTAGGTTCTTccataggtttctgggctgtgctgggttatATAGGATTTGAGGCcatcttgtgttttgttttggcttttctagctcggaagttgcctgataactttaatgaagcaaaattcatcacattcagcatgctcatattctgtgcagtttggataacctttattccagcttatgtcagctctcctggaaaattcactgtagctgtggagatatttgctattctggcctcaagctttggtttgattatttgcatttttgctcCCAAGTGTTTTATAATTGTGTTTAGACCAGAGCAGAATACCAAGAAATATCTTATGTGTAAAATTCCAACTAAAGCTCTTTGA